The Pirellulales bacterium genome includes the window AAAAAAGCCCGCACCGATTACTGAATCGGTGCGGGCTCGATTTGTGTCGAACGATCAGCCAGCTTGGTCAACAAGATCAACGATCTTAAGTCTCGGCGACAGTTCGCCGACGCATGCGCCGGCAGCCGATGGAAGCTAAAGCCACGCCGCCCATTCCCAACATCACGATCGACCCCGGTTCGGGGACCTGATACGTCGCATGAGCGGCGATCTGACCGTTGATAGTGAGGACCTCGGTAGCGGGTGTGCTGCCAGAAATGATAAAGGTGAGCGCCGTGCTGACGGGGACGGTGAGCATCAATTGCTCAATCTGGCGCGCCGGATCGAGCATCGTCGTAGTCAAAGTGCCGAGAGCACCGACGCTTGGTGCAAATGTGGCGGGAATTGTAGTGGTAAACCCGGAAGTCGTGGCGGGCGAACCACTTGTAATCGCGCCATCGTTGATGCCCGTGGCAATTCCGGACGCCAAGTTGCTATTGGTCACGAACGTTTGAGTCCCCACGACGCCGCTAAGCGCCTGGTTCAAGATGCCGGTATTCTGTTGGATATCAAACACCGCGGAACGCAAGACGGAATTGACCGAGGCCACAGTAACCAACCCGCCGACCTTAAGCGTGGTCGCAATCCCGTATTCTCCCACGTCCGTGCCAGTTGCGCCACCATTTGCGGGAGTAAGTGGAATTGGCGCCGCCGCAACTTCAGGATAGGTCCCGGTATAGAGTCCCGGTACCAGATTGCTGCTGCCCGGAAAAGAAATCGTCGTGGGCGTTACATTGGCGAGTAGAGTACCGCCAATATAAGAAACCAAGCTGCCCGGGTTGCCTGTCGAGAAACTGCCGCTGGGAAAATCGCCGGCTTGAGGTCCGAAATTTCCTACCGCCGTACCGACGCCTGCCACCGGCACGCTTAGATTGCCCCCGACGGTAAGCCAACTACCGGCGTTGTATTGTCCAATGTTTCCACTGGTGTTTGCAATCGGCGTCAAACCCGTTGCACCACCAGTAGTGTCTACAATGAACGAGAGATTTTGTGCATTTGCTGCTTGACTGATCGCCAGGGTGAGCAAAATCACCGCACCCTGAAACGCCCTAACCCTTGTCAGTAGCATTGGCGACTCCCTTGATCGTGTTGAGGTGTCAATGTCGGAAGAATATCTACCTCTACAGTAGGGTATGGCTGTACCACCTGCAAGGAATATCCGGACTAACGTTTATATCTGTGCGAGCGCATTGAGTTCTTCGCCTGCTCGGCGATGGCACTGGGGGGGCCATGTCGCCGTTAGAATGGCAATACACATCTCGCGAACCCGGCAAGGAGTAAGTCTGCGAGTGCGAGGGAGAATTCCACCTAAGATTTGGGCTGAACAGGCTTTAGAATGAAAAAGTACAGATGGGGCCGGGCGCAATAAAAAAGCCCGCACCGATTCAGTAATCGGTGCGGGCTGAATTTGTGCCGAACGATCGGCTAGCTTGGTCTATCTGATCGCTAAACTTAGGCTTGACGTCGTGACCGCTGACGCATCCGTCGGTAACCGACGGAGGCCAACGCCACTCCACCCATGCCCAACATCACGATCGACCCAGGCTCGGGGACTTGGTACGTCGCATAGGCGGCAACCTGACCGGTGAGGCCGATGACGATGGTAGCCGGCGTGCTGCCAGTGATCGTCTCAGTGACCGTCGACTTGATGGGCACCGTGAGCATCAGACTCTCGATCTGACGAACGGGGTCCAAGATCACGGTGGTCAAAGTACCGACACCGCCCGTGCTTACGGCGATAGGAGCACCGGCGAGCGTGCCGGTCCCGTAGAGGTTCGGAACGGTGTTTCCGAGTACGACTGCTCCCTTAAGGTTGTAATCCAGGTCACCGCCGGTTAGCGCGACCCCGATCCCGCCGGTGGTCGTAAACGTTTGGGTTCCTGGAGCGCCGATGAGGGCTTGGCTCAAAATGCCGCCCGTCTGCGAGATATCGGCGACCGCATTTCGCAAAGCTGCGTTACCGCTTGCCGCTGTGAATATCCCAAGGGCCTTGAGCGAGATGGCCACACCATAGTCGGCGGGGTCCGAACCGGGTGCGTTGTCAGTTCCGCCACCGATTTGCGGGGCGAGAGGAACCGCGGCGCCTCCAGCCACGGGATAGTGCGCGGTATAGAGACCGGCGTCGAGCGTGCTACCGCCCGGGAAAGCAATCGTCGTCGGGGTGACGTTCGCGAGCAGGGTCCCGCTGTAAAAGGACGTGAGGCTACCGGGGTTGCCAGTCGAGAAGGCGCCACTGGAGCCGGCTGTAGCGGTAAAGGCGCCGGAGGCACTAATGCCACTCGCGGATGCGCTGATGTTTCCACTCAGCGTTAGGAAGCTGCCCGCGGCGTACTTGCCGGTATTGGCAGTCGTGGGTGCGATGGGGGTCAAACCCGTTGCGCCACCGGTGGTATCCACCGTGAAGGTGACAGTTCCTGCATTGCTCACCTGGCTTAAACCCAGAACGAGAGCGATCGCTGCACCTTGAAACGCGCGAATTCTTGTCGATCTCATTAGCGACTCCTCTATTGCAAAAGGGACCAAGCTGTACAAATCTTTGGCTAAGGCTAATGGAGGGTTACAGGGATTTCAAGGTTTATTTCCGTTTTTAAGTCAAAACCGGCAAAAATCCCTTCGTAGGGGGGGTCGGCAATCTTTTATTGAACCTAGAGCGCCTTGGCCTCCTGAAATGGATTCTCGGAGAAAAAGCCTGATACTTGCCGCGATTTGCCGTGTCGGACGATTCTCGCCTCACCTTGCAAGGCAGAATTGCTCGCACTTTTCACGCGGCCCCCGTAAGCTCTAGATTCCTGGTCGATCTGCTAGATTCCCCCTGCCCTCGGCACGTTCATGCGGCCAGGGCAGAGATATTACAATGGCAGTCAGGGTCCGATAGGCTCGCACACCCCTACTGAAATCCCACTTCAAGGCCACGCATCACATGCCAAACTTCGATCGACGACGTTTCCTACAGGCCGGCTCGCTACTGTTGGCGGGCGGATACGTTCAAATTGCTTTTGGAGACGATGCCGGGCCGGCACCTGCGTTCGCTGCGCAACCGACGTTCGAACCCACGGCGCTGTTTCTCACCTGGCAGCGCGATCCGACGACGTCGATGACAATGCAGTGGATCGGCAGCGAAAAGGAAGGCGCGGATCGTCCGATCTGGTTTTCGCAGGCCGGCTCGAACCTGTGGCGGCAAAAGGCGGGCTCGCCGCGGCAGTACCCAATGACCGAAAAATGGATCCACCGCACCGAGCTGACGGGTCTTACACCGGACACCGAATACGTCTTTCGCGTCGGTCTTGATTCGCCCGAGCTGCGTTTCCGCACCATGCCGGCCAAGGCGACCAATACGATCCACTTTGTTTCAGGTGGCGATGCCGGAACTGGAACGCACCCTGTGCAGACCAATCGAGTGGCCGCGGTCCAGGCACCGCAGTTTGTCGTTATCGGCGGCGACCTGGCCTACGAAAACGGCAAAAGCCCGGACACGTTTCTCGAGTTCTTGAAGAATTATTCCCGCGACCTGCGCAGCGATCGGCAACAGCTGATTCCGATGTTGGCCTGCATCGGCAATCACGAAGTGAACGGCGGCTATGGCAAGTCGCGCAAAGAAGCGCCGTTTTTCTATGCCATGTTCGACGGCCTGTTCTCGGATTCAGGCTATGCATCGCTGGATTTCGGCGATTATTTATCGCTCGTGCTACTGGACACGAACCACACCACGCCGATCGAAGGTGCGCAGACGGATTGGCTCGCCAAGACCTTGAAGGACCGCGAGGAATGCCCGACGGTCTTCGTGTTCAATCATGTACCGGCCTATCCATCGTTCCGGCCGATCGGCCTCGACTTCGCCGGCGATTTGGGTACCGGGACCGGCAATCGCAAACTTTGGGCGCCCTTGTTCGAACGTTACAACGTCGACGCCGTCTTTGAGCACCATGACCACACCTACAAACGCACGCACCCACTACTTGACGGTCATACGAACAAGAATGGCATCGTGTACCTGGGCGACGGGTCGTGGGGCAAGATCCGCAAGCCGGCCAAACCCGAGGCGCGCCCCTACCTGGCCGTGACGGACGAAGCCTATCACTTGTCCGTCCACCGTATCGAAGGGGACCAACGCTTTCACGTGGCCCTCTCGGATACTGGTCGCGTCGTCGATATATGTTCGACGACAAAGCGCGCCCGGACCGGCAGCCGAGCATAGCCGGCCGACGACGTTTTTCAGCCATTGCCAACAGGTTCAACGGCCGCGCGCCGTTCCCATGTCGTGCGCGATAATCTGTACAGCACGTGGCGCAGCAAACGATCGCCAGCAGGCAGCTGCGGATGATCGAAGTCGTCCACCGGCGAATAGGTCATGCCGATGCGGTGCATGACGTCGCGAGAACGTTGGTTGTCCACGGCTGTCATCGAGACGATCTCGACCAGTTTCAACTCGTTGAAGCCCAGGGCGAGCGCTGCGCGCGCTCCTTCGCTGGCGTAGCCATGTCCCCAATACTGGTAGGCGAGCCGCCAGCCGATCTCGACGCAAGGCGTGAAATGGGCGTGGAATTGCGGAATGCTCAGTCCTACGAAACCCACAAAGGGCGCCACGCCCGGCACTTCGACGGCCCACAGGCCAAAGCCGTGTCGGGCGAAATGGTCGCGAATGCGGGTGGCCGTGGTGTCACTCTCGGCCCGATCCAGCACTTTTGGAAAATGCGCCATCACGCGCGGATCGGCGTTGAGTGCGGCAAATGCATCCTGGTCATTGTCGGTCCAATGGCGCAGCAGCAATCGTGCAGTCGTAATGCTGGGCTGGTCGGACATGCCTGCTTCCTTGGTTTTTGCAGCAACTGCGTCAGGCGTGCGGCTGGCGCGTTCCCGTGGTGAAGACGGGAATCGTGCAGTTTACCGCCAGCCAAACCAGGCTGGAAATCGCGTACGTGGCAGCGATGAGGAGGAAAACGGCGTACCAGGAGAAACGCTCCGCGACCATTCCCAGCGCGGGTGCCGCGATCACGGTGCCTAGTCCTCCCACGCCATTGCCCAGGCCAAAAATCGTGGCCGCGTAGGGACCGGATATATCGGTGACCGTACCCCAGGTGGTTGGTTGGGCCCAATCGCTGAATACTTTGGCGCAAAAGAGCAGGCCGCAAAAGACGGCCGGCTCTTCGATAAAGGCCAGCGCCACCAGGACCAACAGCCCAGCCGAAGCATTGCCGACGCAACCAACCACCGAGCGCGCCCAACGGCGGCCGATGACACGGATCAAAAAGTCATTGATATATCCCCCCAGCACGCCTCCCAGCGCGCCGCCGAGCAGCGGCAACGACGCAAAAATCCCCATTTGCAAGTTATCCATACCGTGTACTTGCTTGAGGACCGAAGGCATCCAGACGACGTAGATCGTGTCGGCGAACGTCGCGCCGAAAAACTGGAGCAGAAAGAAACCCAGGTTTGCCGCCGATCGAGCGCTGATACCTTGGGACCATCGCCACAGCACGGCGCCACGAGACCTGCTTTCGGCTGCCACCGGTGAATGTAAAAAAGTGGTCGCTTCTTCGACGAGGGTGCCGTCATCCGCAGGTTGACCGTCCTCGATGATCGCCAGTTCTGCGGCGTTGACATGCGGATGCGCGGCCGGCGAATTGCGGAATACGATCAGCACGGCCACGCCTAGCACCACTCCCCAGCCAGCAAGAAGGAGGATACTGGTGCGCCAGTCGAGCCCCAGAAACCCCAGCATGACGGAAGCAAACAGCAAATTGGCAGTAAAGCCACCCATGCGACCAAAGAACGAGGCAATCCAGCCCTGCAGCGAGGTGCGGATCGATAACGGAAACCATGCCTGGGTCACCTTACCCAACGCCGGATAGCAACCGGCTTGCGTAACGCCAAACAGCAGCCTCACCCAGTACATGGCCGCGGGAGTGGGGGCCCAGGCGTGCAGAGCCAGGACACCGGACCAGGCCAACACAATGCCCCCCAGGAACAGGTGCGTCCCCAATCGATCGACCAGCAAACCGGTGGGGACTTGCAGCGCGACATAGCTGCTGTAGAAGGCCGATTGCATGAAGCCCAGGCCGGACTGACTGACCCCCCACTGCTCGGCGAGGGTTGGCATGATGATCGCGAACGTATAGCGGTGCAGATAAAGCGTCCACGAAGTGGCGCAAGAGAGACCAAAAATTTGCCAGCGGACATGACTAGGCGCCAGGCGACGAGAGGCCGAAGGGGTTCCAGAGGTCGACAAAACGCCCACGCGGAATTCTCCAGCCGGACTTATGGCGAGGGTATCTTGGCGGCAGGCTGTCTAGGCGTCAATCATGGACAGGGAATTTGCCATGCCTGTGCCGCGTGGGTTATGATCCTGATCCCGCCCGTCTGCGTTGCCTGCCGACATTACCCGCTGCCCTCGCTCTGTAATCGATGAATCGACCCGCCGCCGATCCCGTCTTCCTCAGCGCGCGCCGCGAGGCGCTGGTGGCGTTCGTGGTGTGGGCATTCGCCTTGGCCTGGTCGGTTGGCTATTGCGCGGTCAATGGGTATCACCGCACCGCCGAATCGCTGACCTTTGTGCTGTGGTTTCCGGATTGGGTCTTTTGGGGCATCGTCGTCCCCTGGTTGGCCTGCGTGGTGGTGTCGATCTGGTTTGCCTTCGGATTGATGCGCGACGAGGATCTGGGAAGCAACGAGCAGGACGACGACGAGCATGAGTTCAGCGAGCCGGAGCATCGCCATGACTAGTGCGCTGCTGTGGGCCGCCGCCGAAAGTCCGGGCCTGGGAGCAATCCTGGCGCTGCTGATTGTTATCGCCATTTCTGTCTGGCTGGGCACTCTGGCCCAACGCGCCGTAAAGAAGGGTTCGTTTCTCAAGGGTTATTTCCTCGGCAATCGTGGGCTGGGTGCGTGGGCCCTGGCGCTGACGGCCACGGTGCAAAGTGGCGGGACGTTCATGGGCTATCCGTCGCTCATCTATGCACATGGATGGGTCGTGGCCTTGTGGATTGGCAGCTACATGGTCGTGCCAATCACCGGTTTTGGCGTGCTGGGCAAACGCTTCGCTCAACTGTCGCGGCGCACTGGCGCGATCACCGTACCCGACTTATTGCGGATTCGATTTGGCAGTCCGGCGGTGGGATTAATCTCCTCCTTGTTCATCATCGTTTTCATGTCGTCGATGATGGTGGCGCAGTTCAAGGCCGGCGCGATCGTGATGAAGCTGACACTGCCAGGCACGACTTCGCTGGCGCTCAGCGAAGAATTGGAAGATACAGCGACAGAATCGGTCCAAGGCGACAGTAAACCGGGAGCCGCCAAAAGCACCCTCGATCGACGATATCTGCTCGGTTTGGCCGTATTCTCGCTGACTGTCGTGGGCTACACGCTGATTGGCGGTTTTTTGGCCTCGGTGTGGACCGATCTTTTCCAAAGCGTGCTGATGCTGATCGGCGTCGTCATTTTATTCCTGCTGGTGGTGCCGCTGACGATCGGCGCGCCGATGCAAGCGGCGACATTGGAAGCGATGGCCAAGACCGGGCCGGATTACGCCTTCGGCCCGGGATTTTCGCCGTCGGGTCGACAATTTCTGCCGGTGAGCCTGGCATTTTCGTTTTTTGTATTGTGGATCTTTGGCGGCGTAGGGTCCCCTGCCGGCCAGGTGCGATTGATGGCCTCGCACGACACGCCAACAATTCGCCGCTCGATCGTATTGCTGTGCTTCTACAACACGCTGATCTATTTGCCGCTGATGATTATTTGCGTAACGTCACGGTCGATTTTTCCAGACCTCGACGCGCCCGACGAAGTGATTCCGCGGCTTGCTTTGTGGGCCACGCGCGACTTCTGGGGTGGTTCCTTCGTCGGCGGCATGATATTGGCCGCGCCGTTTGGCGCCGTCATGGCCACGGTCAGCACCTATCTGGTCGTGATCGCGTCGGGCGTGGTTCGTGACGTGTATTTGCGATTCTTGCGACCGCACGCCGGTCAGACCGAAATCCGTCGGATTTCGCAAGGAGTGATGATATTCTTCGGCTTGCTCTCGGTGGCGCTGAACATCTATCCAGTCAAGTATTTGCAAGCACTGGTCGTCTTCAGCACCTCGACCATTGCGGCGACCCTGCTCGTGCCCGCGATCATGGCGGCCTACTGGCGACGCGCGACTGTGCCCGGTGCGCTCGCCGCCATGTTGACCGGTTCGGCCACTATGCTCGCGCTTTTCGGAGCCGGCTGGATCATGGCCTTCTACGAGATGGATCAGAAACTGGGTCCTGATACGTCCTTCCGAGCTTATTACTTGTTGGGCATTGAACCTATTGTGTGGGGAATGATCGTTTCCATGCTGGCCGGGGTGGGTGTGAGCTTGGCGACAGAGCCGCCGGACGAACGGCTCGTTTCGTGGCTGTTCGACCGTCAAGATGGCGAGCAACCGACCGCGATTCAGCACGGGTGACCGCAACGATTCCTACCCATGTTGGATCGATTTGAGAATGGCCCTTACCAGCTATGGACTACGGGTCATCGCAGGGTCGGGAAGTAAGCGCCGCCGCAATAACGTCACGTTTTGCAAGTTTCCAGCTTCGCTCGCACATTGACGCAGCGACGTGTGGCGGGTCGACTTAAGCTCGACTCATGCAGTTTCTTATTCTTGCCACGACCATACCAGGCGAGGCGTGCGACGATGGCGAACCAGGCAACTCGACCCACAGATTCACCTCAAGCTGCGATTGCAGCGCAGCCCGGGGGAATTGGCAAAGCACAATACATGGCCCTCACGGCTGCGCTGTTGGGCTGGTTATTCGACGGCGCCGAGATGGGGGTTTTTTCGATGGTCGGTCGCCCCGCCATCAAGGACCTCATGCAAACCACGGAAGAGGCCGTGATTGGCCTCCGGTTTGGCATCATTACAGCGTGCTTTCTGGTGGGGGCGGCCACCGGCGGCGTCCTATTCGGCTGGCTGGGCGATCGCATTGGCCGAGTGCGGGCCATGACCCTCAGCATTCTTACGTACGCGCTATTTACGGGGCTGTGCGGCATGGTCGGCAGCGTCTGGCAGCTAGGGGCGTTGCGCATGATCGCTGCCTTGGGGATGGGCGGAGAATGGTCGCTAGGCGTTGCCCTGGTCATGGAGATTTGGCCCAATCGCTCCCGCGCCTTCATGGCCGGACTCATCGGCGCCGCGGCCAACGCGGGCTATTTGCTCGTCGGTGGAGTGGGCCTGGTGTTGAACAGCACATTGGAACGCCTGTCGATTTGGGGTAGCGAAGTCGGCTTTCGGCAAGAGTGGGTCGATGCCCTCACCGCCCACGGTGGCTGGCGGCTGTTGATGATGTGCGGCACGGCCCCAGCGCTGCTGACGTTCTTGATTCGGTTGTTTGTGCCCGAATCCGAACGGTGGGAGAAGGAACGAGATCGGGGCGCGACGGGTTACTGGGCCACACGCGATTTGTTGGCCGTGATCTTGGGATCGGCGGGGCCGGCCCTGATTATCTACTTGTGGGCCGACCGACCGGAGCCGCTCTCGGCCTTGGTGCGCCTGTCTGGAGCGGCGTTAGGTTTGGCGATCGCCACGCTGGGATACACGTACCCGGTGGTGCGGTACGTGCAGCGACTGGATGCCTCGGACGGACGGGCGCATGCCCTGACTCCTACGATTGCCCGCATGATGTTGGCGGCGGGTCTGAGCGGGGTGGCACTGTTGGGAACCTGGGGAGCGGCCCAATGGGTGCCGGCTTGGGCCGACAAGCTGACAGGCGGCGGCCTGCACGTGAAAGAATACACGCAGATGTGTTCGGCCGCGGGTGCCATTGTGGGAACGATCCTGGCCGCGCTCGCTGGTGATTGGTTGGGTCGGCGCTGGACCTACGTTCTGATGTGTGTCGCGTCGTTGGCCTCAGCGATTTGGCTGTATCAATTTCATGCCCAGTACGACGCGGGATTTCTGGCGGCAACCTTTTTATTGGGCGCCTGCACCGCCTCGTTCTACGGCTGGCTGCCGCTGTACTTGCCCGAGCTATTCCGTACGAGCCTGCGTGCCACGGGGCAGGGCTTCGGCTTTAACTTCGGCCGCATTTTGGCGGCGATCGGCGCGCTGCAAACGGGCAATCTGATGGGCGCCTTCCAGGAAGGCGTTACGGTCGCGGGGGTTTCACTTCCCGGCGGTTACCCGTTGGCCTGCACAACGATGAGCTCGGTGTATCTGATCGGCATGGCCTTGATTTGGCTGGCACCAGAGACGAAGGGGCAACCCCTCCCCGATTGAGAGCCACTTCGCGCGCGATAGAACCGTCCGTCGCTCTGAGACTAATTCTTCATCGTGCTGCGACTGGCTCGGGCGACTTCAGTAGAGTGCTGCTCTGAAAGCAAACTCAATCGAGCGGGCTGCTCACCAGGAGCAGGCAACCATCGTCCGAGGATTGGACCGGCTGCGGTTCGCCAGGCTTCCAATAGCGATATTCCCCGGCACGCAGGCAGCGATGGCCGATCGACAGTTCTCCCTGTAGCACGACACACTGCTCGCCTTGATCGTGCTGATGAGGTGGCATCCTAGTTCCCGGGGCCAGCCGTATGAGTGCCGTCACGCGTTGGCGCTCTCTGTCGAAGCGCAGCGGCCGCACGTACATTCCTTCGATGGAATACGGCTCCCAGTCGCGCGCCGCTTGCAACAATTCTGGCAGACTTTCCTCTACGGCCGCGACAAGTTCGCCGACCCCCTGCATTTGCTGTTCGGACAACTCGCCGAGCGATTCGTTGGCGGCGGCTAATGTTACGACGCGGCTTAGGGCGCTGGGGGTCACCGGTGGCGCGAGTCGCGCGAGGGCCTCGAACACCGGAGTCAGAGCACGCAACTCGCGTTCGCAGTCGGCGCAGCCAGCGATAAGATGCGCCTCGAAAGTCGTGCGTTCGTCATCTTCTAGCGCACCTGTTAGATACAAGGCTGCCAATTCCGCGGGATCCCCCAAGTTGTGGTCACCACTGGTCACGTGCCGTTTCCTTCATGCGGAGAGAGCATTCTGCGCAGCGCCCGGATTCCGAGCAGGATGCGCGTTTTGGCGGTGCCCAGAGGGATGTCTTGCCTCTGAGCTACCTGTCTGTGTGTCAGACCTTCAAAAAAGGCGAGTGAAATCGCCGAGCGTTGTTCGACCGGAAGTTTGGCCAGGGCCGCTTGTATCTGCTCGGCCGCCTCGTCCTGGGCCAAGCCCAGCAGCGGATCGACAGGTGGCGCCGCGGACTGCACTGCGATGCCCGTTATGCCGGGCCGCCTGCGGCGTAGAAAATCCACCAACCGCGATCGCGCGATCAACGTCAACCAAACCTCGGGACTCGAGCGGTGCGGTGCGTACTTAGACGCCGAACGCCACAGTTGATGAAACGTATCTTGCAGAACATCTTCCGCGTCTGCCCGATGACGTAAACAACGCATCAACAAGCCGAGCACGCGCGGAGCGTGCAGATCATAGAACAGAGCGAAGGATAGCCGATCGCCCGCGGCGATGCGCGCGAGCAACTCTTCGCTGCAAATCGCAGTCGTTGCGGGGACGGGCTCGACTGTTCTGCCGGCGCATGAATCCACGATCGAGATGGCGCACCCGTGGGTCTTCGAGGGAGAGGGATTACGTAAAGCATACATCGCGCGCAGGGCGACCCGCAAGCAACTGTCAATATACGGCAATGGACGGCCGCCGCGCGGTCGATGGGGGCAAATTTTGAATTTTTAAGTTCGCTTGAATCCGATCGTAAAACTGCGACGTACTATCCAAGTTCAGGTTGCTGGCGCGAGTCCCTGTGTCTAATGATTTTTCGCCCAGACTAACGCCCCACAGAGTCCCGCCGATATCTGACCCTGTTGGCGCCGTCGCTACCAGCCCTACGACGGTGCCGCAAATGCTCGCTGGCCGCCATGCCGTAAGAGATGGAGACGTTTGCGAAATATCGTCTTCGTCGCGCAAGCCTTGCGGTACGGCGGCCGCGGGCAGCTTTTTTAGGGGGCTGGGTTGGTAAGGACCCGGCAGTCGCCAGCCCATTTGTGAGTGGCCTGCGACGCCAATCACCCGCAGCTTGCCCGTTCGCACTCGACGCTCCCGCCCGCCGAGGGAATACGAGCGGGCCGAGGTCGCAGCAATTCGTCTGACAGTGACGCAGGGACTGTCTAACCACCGGGCGTCGGCTTGCGCGGCTTCAGGTCGGCGTACTATCCCGCCAGAGGCGCGTCGCTGCCCCCCATGCCATGTTTCTTGATCTCGTACATGGTGTCTCGCGCCAGCCGGCTATGGAAGCGACTGTAAAGTAGGTAAATCGCCAGGCCGATCGCCAGCCAGATTACCAGCCGCAGCCAAGTGCTCAAGGGCAGGAATAACATCATCGTCAGGTTGACGACGATTCCGAGAGGGGCAACGACGTAGACCACCGGACAGCGAAAGGGACGATGGACTTCAGGACGTTGGATGCGAAGTAAAAGTACTGCCGCGCACACCACGATGAAGGCCAAGAGCGTGCCGATATTGACCATTTTCGTCAAATCATTGATTGGCGTGAATGCCGCCACGACGCAAATAACGCCTCCCGTCAACATCGTGGCCAAGTGCGGCGAGCGATACTTGGGATGGACGTGGCTAAATATGGGGGGCAACAACCCGTCTCGCGACATGGCCATGAAAACACGCACTTGGCTGAGAAACGTCACCAGCAGCACACTGGTCATGCCCGCCAGCCCGCCGGCGGCAATCAGCCCCGAGGCCAGCCGTAACCCAGTGCTGTGTTCTTTCTCGCCAAGTTCCCCGAACGCACTCGCGATCGCGGCGTGCTGATCGATGGCAGGGTACGGAACCATACCGGTGATGATCGCGGAAACCGCGATGTACAAAACGGTACATAGCACCAACGATGCCATGATCGCAATGGGCATGTCGCGTTGCGGGTTGCGGGCTTCTTCCGCTTGCGTCGAAACAGCGTCAAATCCAATGAATGCGAAAAATACCAGCGACGCCCCCAACATCAAGCCCGAAATGCCGTAGGGCATGAACGACGAGCGCGTGGCATCGTCTAACGGCACAAGATAATGGTTCAATC containing:
- a CDS encoding cupin domain-containing protein, which produces MTSGDHNLGDPAELAALYLTGALEDDERTTFEAHLIAGCADCERELRALTPVFEALARLAPPVTPSALSRVVTLAAANESLGELSEQQMQGVGELVAAVEESLPELLQAARDWEPYSIEGMYVRPLRFDRERQRVTALIRLAPGTRMPPHQHDQGEQCVVLQGELSIGHRCLRAGEYRYWKPGEPQPVQSSDDGCLLLVSSPLD
- a CDS encoding MFS transporter, whose product is MALTAALLGWLFDGAEMGVFSMVGRPAIKDLMQTTEEAVIGLRFGIITACFLVGAATGGVLFGWLGDRIGRVRAMTLSILTYALFTGLCGMVGSVWQLGALRMIAALGMGGEWSLGVALVMEIWPNRSRAFMAGLIGAAANAGYLLVGGVGLVLNSTLERLSIWGSEVGFRQEWVDALTAHGGWRLLMMCGTAPALLTFLIRLFVPESERWEKERDRGATGYWATRDLLAVILGSAGPALIIYLWADRPEPLSALVRLSGAALGLAIATLGYTYPVVRYVQRLDASDGRAHALTPTIARMMLAAGLSGVALLGTWGAAQWVPAWADKLTGGGLHVKEYTQMCSAAGAIVGTILAALAGDWLGRRWTYVLMCVASLASAIWLYQFHAQYDAGFLAATFLLGACTASFYGWLPLYLPELFRTSLRATGQGFGFNFGRILAAIGALQTGNLMGAFQEGVTVAGVSLPGGYPLACTTMSSVYLIGMALIWLAPETKGQPLPD
- a CDS encoding sigma-70 family RNA polymerase sigma factor; translated protein: MLARIAAGDRLSFALFYDLHAPRVLGLLMRCLRHRADAEDVLQDTFHQLWRSASKYAPHRSSPEVWLTLIARSRLVDFLRRRRPGITGIAVQSAAPPVDPLLGLAQDEAAEQIQAALAKLPVEQRSAISLAFFEGLTHRQVAQRQDIPLGTAKTRILLGIRALRRMLSPHEGNGT